The sequence AAGCTCTAGATTTAGCGATTAGTCAGGCCTTTAGTCAAGTTTCCCTTAAAGACATTCGTAATTGGTTTGCTCACTCCTGTTACTGTATCTCACATATTTGAGAAAAGCTATATCAAAATAAGCGATTATCTCGTCAAACCAACGGATAATAGTATTGTTGCTATTGGGAAAATATTGTTTAGCTTTTGAGAGCCAAATACCCAGTTTAAAGACTGCTGTATACCAATCATTAGTTTTATTAAAAATGCTTCTAATTTTCTTTTTTAATTCATGCATTGCTTTGAGAATAGAAGACACCGCTTTTACTTGAATAAGCTTAGTTTGTTGCTCCTCATTTAAATCTGACTCATTTTTAAGTAGAACGTATTTACTTTTCTTTATTCCGTCTAAGAATTTTTCATATTCGGCCTTTTTTGATGATGTTTTTGCTTTTTTTATTAACTCTTCTATATGCCGCTTTTCCCGTTTTCTCTGCGTATCTAGTTCCTTATTTATCTGAACCATGACGTGAAATCTATCTGCAACTACTTGAGCTTTAGGCATTAATTCTGTAACTAAATTTTTATACCCTTTCCATAAATCTATACTGACTTCCTCTATTTGTTCTAAAACTTCACTTCCCCATTCTGTAAGGGTGTTCTTGATTACCTCAGCCGTGCGATTGCTTAAAACTACGAGTAATTTAGATGTATCTAAATCTACTAATACTGCACAGTAATTACCTTTTCCTTTAATCAGAGCTATCTCATCGATTCCAAGTCTTTTTAAGTTTAAAGGTTTTGAATCTAATAATTCTGCGGATGCGTCCTTTAACATACGTTCTATCTCTTCCGTTGTTACTATCCCTTTTGAGGCTATAGTATGAATGTCATTTTCTAAAACTTCTTGTATTATTTGGTGTGCGAGCCGTTTTGTATAAGTCCTTTTCTTCCTCACAAACTCTAGGTCTTCGCTAAAGGGTTTTCTACATTTTTCACATTTGAATTGTCGCCTATTAATTTCTAAATATACTGATTTCTCCCCAAATGGTAAGTCTTTAATAATGTGTCGATGATTTTGATGTAATTTATGACTGATTGTGCCACACTTAAGGCAAGTACTATATGACTTTTTTGATTTATTGTAAGATTATTCCAATCTCAGCATGAAGACGATGTGATATAACTTTTACATCGCTTAAATCAAGAAGCTCTGTTAAAATTTTAATATTTTTTTTGCTGACCATAATTGTAAATGCACCAAAAATACTAGGACTATATTTATATCCAACAATAAATATTGCCTAGATGTCAAGCATGGCAGCATTTTAAGTCTTTTTTTGATATACTTATTAATCTTGTTTTCTCTTATTAACTAATAATTTGGCATAACAAGTACTGAAGAACCATAATTTTTAATGTTGTTATTGATTAATTTAGTATAAAAAAATGGGGTATTGCCTTAATTGGGATTCCAGTAATTTTTAAAATTTAAGACCTACTTTCCAGGCTGCACCTCACGCTAATAATCCTTTCTTTAAGTGGAATTATATACCTTAAAATTTCCTGATTTTTGCCGAAAAATACACTCCAAAAAAAATTATGTAAAGGTGGTTGGGGGGACTCCCCCTAATTCCGGCTTTTTGCCATGTGCCTAATAAAAAGCCTCTAAATCCCAATTTTTAATTAGGTTGGGAGATATCTTTACAACCCTGCAAACCACTCGTAACCCTGATCCTCCCAGTATCCCTTTGCAGGCAGCAGATCGCTAACTAACCTAATACCAGTTACCCATTTACTCAGCTTGTAGCCAAGCTTAATAGGTGAAGCTAGACGTAGAGGCGCACCGTTATCAATAGGCAAAGGTTGCCCATTTTTTTGATAAGCCATTAAAGTTTGGGGGTGCATAGCAGAAGCAATATCCCAACTTTCGTAATAGCCATCAGCAGACATAAAGTAAACATAACGAACAGTAGATTTAGGTTGGACAAGAGACACAATATCCCGCAATCGCACGCCCCCCCATTGCACAATTGCTGCCCAACCTTCAACGCAGACATGGCGAATTGTCATCGAAGTTAGGGGCATTCCTTCGATATTTTCCATGCTAAGACTTAGAGGGTTATTAACTTCACCATCAACCGTCAAACGAAATGCTAAAGGATCGATTTTTGGAGTAAACCTGAAGCTATTGACTATCAGACCATTTGGTTCAATTTCGCTGGTAGGAAATTCCGGTACGGGCTTTTGAGGATTAAATAGTAAAGTTTCTACACTTTGGTTGAGGGGTTCAAATGCTTTTCCAGCAATACTATCAACCACATTTAACGCACACCCTCCCAACATTAAATTCATGCTGGATAGCCCCGATAACTGTAAAAATCGGCGACGAGGTATTAAAATTTTACGCATATAATATCTCTACCAAAACATAGAATCTATCAGGCGCGAACCTCCTGATTTCAAAGCCAACCAGGAGTGAACTATTGCAAAAACAATAAATATCGGCACTGATGTAAGGTGAACAATTCTCAGTGCTTGCCAATTACCAAAACAATCTACAATCCAGTAGAATTGGGCTGGTTTATACATACCTAATCCAGTAAATATGGCAAGCAACAAGACCGGAATTATGGCAGTGTAGGCTAACCGATGCCAAGCATAATTTTTGCGCTTGGGATTTTTACTAAGTTGTAAAGCTTTGAGATCTTTACTGCTGGCAAACCGATGCTTCCAGCGTCGGGTGATGAGAATGTAAATACCGTACCAAAGCAAATTGAGCGAAAATATCCACATAGCGGCAAAATGCCAATGTCTGCCTCCAGCAAGCCAACCACCTAGTAAAAATATGATGGGGAAATGCCAGCCAGTGCGTCCGCCAAAAACGGGGTTGGCGTTATAAATTTGCAGTCCGCTGGTAA is a genomic window of Microcoleus sp. FACHB-831 containing:
- a CDS encoding ISL3 family transposase; protein product: MSHKLHQNHRHIIKDLPFGEKSVYLEINRRQFKCEKCRKPFSEDLEFVRKKRTYTKRLAHQIIQEVLENDIHTIASKGIVTTEEIERMLKDASAELLDSKPLNLKRLGIDEIALIKGKGNYCAVLVDLDTSKLLVVLSNRTAEVIKNTLTEWGSEVLEQIEEVSIDLWKGYKNLVTELMPKAQVVADRFHVMVQINKELDTQRKREKRHIEELIKKAKTSSKKAEYEKFLDGIKKSKYVLLKNESDLNEEQQTKLIQVKAVSSILKAMHELKKKIRSIFNKTNDWYTAVFKLGIWLSKAKQYFPNSNNTIIRWFDEIIAYFDIAFLKYVRYSNRSEQTNYECL
- a CDS encoding molybdopterin-dependent oxidoreductase; the protein is MRKILIPRRRFLQLSGLSSMNLMLGGCALNVVDSIAGKAFEPLNQSVETLLFNPQKPVPEFPTSEIEPNGLIVNSFRFTPKIDPLAFRLTVDGEVNNPLSLSMENIEGMPLTSMTIRHVCVEGWAAIVQWGGVRLRDIVSLVQPKSTVRYVYFMSADGYYESWDIASAMHPQTLMAYQKNGQPLPIDNGAPLRLASPIKLGYKLSKWVTGIRLVSDLLPAKGYWEDQGYEWFAGL
- a CDS encoding cytochrome b/b6 domain-containing protein; translation: MNLSAPSKTGRTIPYQAIAAKTFHWINIVSLLLMITSGLQIYNANPVFGGRTGWHFPIIFLLGGWLAGGRHWHFAAMWIFSLNLLWYGIYILITRRWKHRFASSKDLKALQLSKNPKRKNYAWHRLAYTAIIPVLLLAIFTGLGMYKPAQFYWIVDCFGNWQALRIVHLTSVPIFIVFAIVHSWLALKSGGSRLIDSMFW